One Mytilus trossulus isolate FHL-02 chromosome 5, PNRI_Mtr1.1.1.hap1, whole genome shotgun sequence DNA segment encodes these proteins:
- the LOC134718178 gene encoding uncharacterized protein LOC134718178, whose translation MYDDMQNPTTVINGPPAPLLPVIIGPSAPIPPVINGPLAALLPVINGPSAALPPIINGPPAALPPILNEAPAPFHLKQNQAVLDGWFVVSCIGTVAFITWEVVKLLMKRRRRQYMRRNEAESSSIGWMMYDDMQNPTTVINGPPAPLLPVIIGPSAPIPPVINGPLAALLLVINGPSAALPPIINGPPAALPPILNEAPAPFHLKQNQAVLDGWFVVSCIGLPAGIPPVINGPPAALPPVINEPPSPPPQAPLRRSRIKQYWMGDLWFLALMYDDMQNPTTVINGPPAPLLPVIIGPSAPIPPVINGPLAALLPVINGPSAALPPIINGPPAALPPILNEAPAPFHLL comes from the exons ATGTATGATGATATGCAAAACCCCACTACTGTTATAAATGGACCACCTGCCCCACTCCTACCTGTTATCATTGGACCATCGGCACCAATCCCACCCGTAATAAATGGACCACTGGCAGCACTCCTACCCGTAATAAATGGACCATCGGCAGCACTCCCACCCATAATAAATGGACCACCAGCAGCACTCCCACCTATTTTAAATGAAGCACCTGCACCATTCCACCT GAAGCAGAATCAAGCAGTATTGGATGGGTGGTTTGTGGTTTCTTGCATTG gaACAGTGGCATTTATAACTTGGGAAGTTGTCAAATTATTGATGAAGAGGCGCAGGAGACAGTACATGAGAAGAAAT GAAGCAGAATCAAGCAGTATTGGATGGATG ATGTATGATGATATGCAAAACCCCACTACTGTTATAAATGGACCACCTGCCCCACTCCTACCTGTTATCATTGGACCATCGGCACCAATCCCACCCGTAATAAATGGACCACTGGCAGCACTCCTACTCGTAATAAATGGACCATCGGCAGCACTCCCACCCATAATAAATGGACCACCAGCAGCACTCCCACCTATTTTAAATGAAGCACCTGCACCATTCCACCT GAAGCAGAATCAAGCAGTATTGGATGGGTGGTTTGTGGTTTCTTGCATTG GACTACCAGCAGGAATCCCACCCGTAATAAATGGACCACCCGCAGCACTCCCACCTGTTATAAATGAACCACCTTCACCACCCCCTCAAGCACCGTTGAGGC GAAGCAGAATCAAGCAGTATTGGATGGGTGATTTGTGGTTTCTTGCATTG ATGTATGATGATATGCAAAACCCCACTACTGTTATAAATGGACCACCTGCCCCACTCCTACCTGTTATCATTGGACCATCGGCACCAATCCCACCCGTAATAAATGGACCACTGGCAGCACTCCTACCCGTAATAAATGGACCATCGGCAGCACTCCCACCCATAATAAATGGACCACCAGCAGCACTCCCACCTATTTTAAATGAAGCACCTGCACCATTCCACCTGTTATAA